A genomic stretch from Helianthus annuus cultivar XRQ/B chromosome 1, HanXRQr2.0-SUNRISE, whole genome shotgun sequence includes:
- the LOC110888568 gene encoding putative SWI/SNF-related matrix-associated actin-dependent regulator of chromatin subfamily A member 3-like 1: MSLDRSPLVSGDDDDLLSSSPSFHSETFIINTNIVGLQGYRGGISGGEKVVLFREPLNRYDPNAIKVFDALGFEVGRIEKKAADVLAPLIDSNLVHVEGSLPEIPEHFVHYTIPCLVHVFAKPEAFETVRLAFLRKGLCVLSERNLQCSSSKAVVVEEKKKKSNLDEIFKLVGKHLSQNAVSGVIDPPSDIILPDLFLHQKQALYWLYHRENSDELLAFWEHNDHGYMNVLTDYHTDRRPNPLRGGIFARHTGLGKTLTILTLIALDKYTASNDVKAEVENGTFVNPTLERSRRASRKWKADEYTGQVAPKITLIVYPPSVVATWQTQLAEHTKCKRLKFYLYYGQRTQDVFE, encoded by the coding sequence ATGAGTCTTGATCGTTCGCCTCTCGTTTCCGGCGACGATGATGATCTACTATCATCGTCACCGTCATTCCATTCTGAAACCTTCATCATTAACACGAACATTGTTGGACTACAGGGCTATCGCGGCGGTATAAGTGGCGGCGAGAAGGTCGTTCTCTTTCGAGAACCCCTTAATCGCTACGACCCAAACGCCATTAAAGTCTTCGATGCTCTAGGATTTGAAGTTGGCCGTATTGAAAAGAAGGCAGCTGATGTGCTTGCCCCTTTAATCGACTCCAATTTGGTTCATGTGGAAGGAAGTTTACCCGAAATCCCTGAACATTTCGTTCACTACACTATCCCCTGTCTTGTTCATGTTTTCGCCAAACCGGAAGCCTTTGAAACCGTCAGATTGGCGTTCTTGAGAAAAGGGTTGTGTGTGTTGTCTGAAAGGAATCTGCAGTGCAGTAGTTCTAAGGCAGTTGTAGTggaagagaagaagaaaaagagtaATTTGGACGAGATATTTAAGTTGGTTGGCAAGCATCTGAGTCAAAATGCTGTCAGTGGAGTAATCGATCCCCCATCAGATATCATATTACCTGATCTTTTTCTCCACCAAAAACAAGCACTGTATTGGTTGTACCATCGTGAGAACTCAGATGAATTGCTAGCATTTTGGGAGCATAACGACCATGGTTACATGAACGTCTTAACGGATTACCATACTGATAGACGCCCTAACCCGTTACGTGGTGGGATCTTTGCACGCCACACGGGATTGGGTAAAACTCTCACTATTCTAACTTTGATCGCTTTGGATAAATATACTGCTTCAAATGATGTAAAAGCCGAAGTTGAAAATGGGACATTTGTTAACCCGACTCTTGAAAGATCAAGAAGGGCTAGTAGAAAATGGAAAGCAGATGAGTATACAGGCCAGGTTGCCCCAAAAATCACATTAATTGTTTATCCGCCATCTGTGGTTGCAACTTGGCAAACCCAACTAGCAGAGCACACTAAATGTAAAAGGTTGAAATTCTATTTGTACTATGGGCAAAGGACTCAAGATGTTTTCGAGTGA